Proteins encoded together in one Porites lutea chromosome 2, jaPorLute2.1, whole genome shotgun sequence window:
- the LOC140926392 gene encoding tetratricopeptide repeat protein 28-like — translation METASLEITCTVKGYQECRFTVDVGEEFFIHKKFGSQGRAFKVINTRGQLGHLERALVAPLWPFQDGMKCRVIGRPFDDPKGKWCVGGGINVPVKIEMQAARSSISELKEELLKLDKTLMDKVLPPVISFGLIAGVFLLRTNRVVQAIVLWNECLTFLNNKALEKENDLVREGSMLLYECLCGGYAAIYKLSPAIESGKKLLVLLRKCKKKKKESDTALLLARLYYQKKISDKDGEATCYISLGNVFHSVREYAKAEEYLQKALTIKTEIGAKTGEATCYGNLGYLRLTIGEHAKAEEYFRKAIEISKDTGDLEVQFTTHVNLYYCSLALTGNASEALSNLLASIEKCERLLNSLGNNDRYKILFFDQHASPYRLFSSLCSSSGKHYEALHVVELGRARALVDLVSDRYFVEKEVSLNPESFAGILEVIRESSNRTCLYISYHGENIFLWTVKQSKPIAFRTTKVCESYVSKHGKISVDDLFKKESFLRNFHVLPQEQCEDRSLFSSYANQFTNEANLEDSLSSLRPLLDEEEVNTDPEPLTLFQVYNMLIAPVSDLLEGSEIIVVPDRCLFQVPFAALHDESNRYLSDTFRIRIVPSLTTLKLILDSPAGSHSETGALIVGEPSVTDVYFKGELRYLCKLPGAKAEAGMIARLLPESHLLIGEQATKQAVLQRLPSVSLVHFAAHGDAERGEIALTPPDSAMRPPHEADYLLTMTDISQVRLSAKLVVLSCCHTASGQIKTEGVVGIARAFLGSGARSVLVALWALQDDATEQFMRRFYENLVKGESASECLHQAMQWMRNNGFSEVRQWAPFMLIGDDVSFHFGEEK, via the exons ATGGAGACTGCATCCCTCGAAATTACATGTACTGTAAAAGGCTATCAGGAATGTCGCTTTACTGTTGATGTGGGAGAGGAGTTTTTCATTCATAAGAAGTTTGGTTCTCAAGGAAGAGCGTTCAAAGTTATTAACACTAGAGGACAGTTAGGGCATCTTGAGCGGGCGCTTGTGGCTCCTCTTTGGCCTTTCCAGGACGGGATGAAATG CAGGGTGATTGGGAGACCCTTCGACGATCCAAAAGGAAAATGGTGTGTTGGCGGTGGGATCAATGTTCCAGTAAAAATTGAAATGCAAGCAGCTCGAAGCTCGATCAGCGAATTAAAGGAAGAACTATTAAAACTCG ACAAGACCCTCATGGACAAGGTTCTACCTCCAGTGATTTCCTTCGGCCTCATTGCTGGAGTTTTTCTTTTGAGAACTAATCGAGTTGTCCAAGCTATCGTGCTGTGGAATGAGTGCTTAACATTCCTAAATAACAAAGccttagaaaaagaaaatgacctTGTCAGAGAAGGGAGTATGTTGCTGTACGAGTGTCTGTGTGGTGGGTATGCTGCTATTTACAAACTTTCTCCGGCTATAGAATCTGGCAAAAAACTTTTAGTACTACTTCgtaaatgtaagaaaaaaaagaaagaaagtgacACAGCCTTGCTGCTAGCAAGACTATACTACCAAAAAA aaattagCGACAAAgacggagaagcgacatgctacaTAAGCCTAGGAAACGTGTTTCATTCTGTcagagaatatgccaaggctgaagaatatcttcagaaagcacttaccatcaaaacagaaattggcgccaaaaccggagaagcgacatgctacggaaaccttGGATATTTGCGTCTAACTATCGGTGAacatgccaaggctgaagaatatttTAGAAAAGCTATTGAAATTAGCAAGGACACTGGAGACCTCGAAGTGCAGTTTACGACTCACGTAAATCTATATTATTGTTCTTTAGCATTAACAGGAAACGCATCTGAAGCTTTATCGAATCTCCTTGCTAGTATTGAGAAGTGCGAGAGATTGCTTAACTCTCTAGGAAACAATGATCGATATAAGATATTATTTTTTGATCAACACGCGTCCCCCTATCGACTGTTCAGTTCACTGTGTTCTTCTTCTGGAAAACACTATGAGGCTTTACACGTTGTTGAGCTTGGAAGAGCCAGAGCTCTAGTAGACCTTGTATCAGACCGATATTTTGTGGAGAAAGAAGTATCTCTCAATCCAGAATCGTTTGCTGGCATCTTGGAGGTCATCAGAGAAAGTAGTAACAGAACGTGCCTATACATTTCCTACCATGGTGAGAATATATTTCTTTGGACTGTAAAACAAAGCAAGCCGATAGCTTTCCGAACAACGAAAGTTTGTGAAAGCTATGTTAGCAAGCACGGAAAAATCTCTGTGGATGacctttttaaaaaggaaagctttttaagaaattttcacGTTTTACCTCAAGAGCAATGCGAGGACCGATCACTCTTCTCCTCGTACGCCAACCAATTTACAAACGAAGCAAATCTGGAAGATAGTCTCTCATCCTTGCGTCCTCTTTTAGATGAGGAAGAAGTAAACACAGACCCTGAACCGCTAACACTTTTCCAGGTTTACAACATGTTGATTGCTCCCGTAAGTGACTTGCTAGAAGGATCTGAAATCATTGTTGTTCCTGATCGCTGCCTTTTCCAAGTCCCGTTTGCAGCATTACACGATGAAAGTAACCGCTATTTATCAGACACTTTCAGGATACGCATTGTCCCTTCTTTGACGACGCTCAAGCTCATTCTGGACAGTCCAGCGGGCTCTCACAGCGAAACTGGTGCATTGATTGTGGGTGAGCCAAGTGTGACGGATGTGTATTTCAAGGGAGAGTTAAGGTATCTCTGTAAATTGCCTGGCGCGAAAGCGGAAGCAGGGATGATTGCAAGACTACTACCTGAATCTCACCTTTTGATAGGAGAGCAAGCAACAAAGCAGGCGGTGCTCCAGAGACTACCTTCAGTGAGTCTCGTGCATTTCGCTGCTCATGGTGATGCCGAAAGAGGAGAAATTGCTCTTACCCCCCCTGACTCCGCAATGCGTCCTCCACATGAAGCAGACTACTTACTGACAATGACCGACATCTCACAAGTTAGATTGTCAGCCAAACTGGTGGTCCTTAGCTGTTGCCATACCGCAAGTGGACAGATCAAAACAGAAGGCGTTGTTGGAATCGCTCGAGCATTCTTAGGATCGGGTGCACGCTCAGTGTTGGTGGCATTGTGGGCCTTACAAGACGATGCAACAGAGCAGTTCATGAGAAGATTCTACGAAAACCTTGTCAAAGGAGAAAGTGCAAGTGAATGTCTTCACCAGGCCATGCAGTGGATGCGAAATAACGGTTTCTCCGAAGTGAGGCAGTGGGCACCTTTCATGCTGATTGGGGATGACGTGTCATTCCACTTTGGTGAAGAAAAGTAA